The following are encoded in a window of Peromyscus maniculatus bairdii isolate BWxNUB_F1_BW_parent chromosome X, HU_Pman_BW_mat_3.1, whole genome shotgun sequence genomic DNA:
- the LOC107401855 gene encoding small integral membrane protein 10-like protein 2A, producing the protein MAVTTALSAAAAAAALSGLAMRLSRWAATRGSYSAFCKGLTRTLLTFFDLAWRLRVNFPYFYMVASVMLNVRLQVRIE; encoded by the coding sequence ATGGCGGTGACTACAGCCCTGTCTGCTGCAGCGGCGGCTGCGGCCCTATCAGGCCTGGCAATGCGACTGTCGCGTTGGGCGGCGACACGCGGCTCCTACAGCGCCTTCTGCAAGGGGCTCACGCGCACGCTGCTCACCTTCTTCGACCTGGCCTGGCGGCTGCGCGTGAACTTCCCTTACTTCTACATGGTGGCCTCGGTGATGCTCAATGTCCGCCTGCAGGTGCGGATCGAGTGA